The following proteins are encoded in a genomic region of Dehalococcoidia bacterium:
- a CDS encoding bifunctional 3,4-dihydroxy-2-butanone-4-phosphate synthase/GTP cyclohydrolase II, whose amino-acid sequence MGLATVEEAIEEYRQGRFVIILDNEDRENEGDLTIAAQFVTAEHIAFMLRHTSGIICVPMTGERLEELQIPMMVNQNSSRYSTAFTVSVDARYNVTTGVSAHDRAQTIRVLIDPKTRPADLVMPGHVYPLRAREGGVLVRAGHTEAVVDLCRLAGLYPAGVLCELMNRDGSMMRWPQIRRFAQRHRIKVITINQLIRYRMQRERLVERVAEARLPTRYGEFRAIAYRSAVDANEHLALVMGDVSTPEPVLVRVHSQCVTGDVFGSMRCDCGEQVGLALERIAQEGRGVFLYMRQEGRGIGLCNKVRAYSLQDAHGLDTVEANEALGFPPDRRDYGIGMQILVDLGVRRMRLLTNNPAKRAGLEGYGLEIVERVPIQPTVTPYNRRYLEAKRDKLGHLIEMPF is encoded by the coding sequence GTGGGCCTGGCCACGGTGGAAGAGGCCATCGAGGAGTACCGGCAGGGCCGCTTCGTCATCATCCTGGACAACGAAGACCGGGAGAACGAGGGCGACCTGACCATCGCCGCCCAGTTCGTTACGGCGGAGCATATCGCCTTCATGCTGCGCCACACCAGCGGCATCATCTGCGTGCCCATGACGGGCGAGCGGCTGGAGGAGCTGCAGATCCCGATGATGGTCAACCAGAACTCCTCCCGCTACAGCACCGCCTTCACCGTGTCGGTGGACGCCCGCTACAACGTCACCACCGGCGTCTCGGCCCACGACCGCGCCCAGACCATCCGCGTCCTGATCGACCCCAAGACGCGGCCGGCAGACCTGGTGATGCCCGGCCACGTCTATCCGCTGCGAGCACGGGAGGGCGGCGTGCTGGTGCGGGCAGGCCATACCGAAGCCGTGGTGGACCTGTGTCGTCTGGCAGGCCTCTACCCGGCCGGCGTCCTGTGCGAGCTGATGAACCGTGACGGCAGCATGATGCGCTGGCCGCAGATCCGCCGCTTCGCCCAGCGCCACCGCATCAAGGTCATCACCATCAACCAGCTCATCCGGTACCGGATGCAGCGGGAGCGGCTGGTGGAGCGGGTGGCCGAGGCGCGATTGCCCACCCGTTATGGCGAGTTTCGCGCCATCGCCTATCGCAGCGCCGTGGACGCCAACGAGCACCTGGCCCTGGTGATGGGCGACGTCTCCACGCCGGAGCCGGTGCTGGTGCGAGTCCACAGCCAGTGCGTCACTGGCGACGTCTTTGGCAGCATGCGCTGCGACTGTGGCGAGCAGGTGGGGCTGGCGCTGGAGCGCATCGCCCAGGAGGGACGAGGCGTCTTCCTGTACATGCGACAGGAGGGTCGGGGCATAGGCCTGTGCAACAAGGTGCGCGCCTACTCCCTGCAGGACGCCCACGGCCTGGACACGGTGGAGGCCAACGAGGCCCTGGGCTTCCCGCCCGACCGACGCGACTACGGCATCGGCATGCAGATCCTGGTCGACCTGGGCGTGCGCCGCATGCGTCTCCTGACCAACAACCCCGCCAAGAGGGCCGGGCTGGAGGGATACGGCCTGGAGATCGTGGAGCGAGTGCCCATCCAGCCCACCGTCACCCCTTACAACCGCCGCTACCTCGAGGCCAAGCGGGACAAGCTGGGCCACCTCATCGAGATGCCCTTCTAG
- the ribH gene encoding 6,7-dimethyl-8-ribityllumazine synthase, with protein MARVWQGRGGGEGFSFAVAVARFNEDITRRLLDGALAALSEHGVPPEAVDVVWVPGSLELPVVARELGKSGRYHAIIALGCVIRHETLHFDLVAQGATIGLVQASLETGVPVLHGVLACYTREQALDRAGGARGNKGYEVALNALEMAQLMRQLRDGLG; from the coding sequence TTGGCTAGGGTCTGGCAGGGGCGGGGCGGGGGCGAAGGGTTCTCCTTCGCCGTGGCTGTCGCCCGCTTCAACGAGGACATCACCCGACGGCTGCTGGACGGCGCCCTGGCGGCCCTCTCGGAGCACGGCGTCCCACCGGAGGCGGTGGACGTGGTCTGGGTGCCGGGTTCCCTGGAGCTGCCGGTGGTGGCCAGGGAGCTGGGCAAGAGCGGACGCTATCACGCCATCATCGCCCTGGGCTGCGTCATCCGCCACGAGACGCTGCACTTCGACCTGGTAGCTCAGGGGGCCACCATCGGCCTGGTTCAGGCATCCCTGGAGACAGGCGTGCCGGTGCTGCACGGGGTGCTGGCCTGCTACACGCGGGAGCAGGCCCTGGACCGGGCTGGCGGCGCCCGCGGCAACAAGGGCTACGAGGTGGCCCTCAACGCCCTGGAGATGGCCCAGCTCATGCGCCAGCTCCGCGACGGCCTCGGCTAG
- a CDS encoding DUF192 domain-containing protein, with translation MRAVNLNRGTVLAERVEEARTFWSRLVGLLGRRELPEGHALLIVPCSSVHTMFMGFAIDVAFLDRDGRVLRAFARVPPFRLLAGGRGAYMALELPAGTLVRTDTRPGDFLQLLP, from the coding sequence ATGAGGGCCGTCAACCTCAACCGGGGCACCGTCCTCGCTGAGCGTGTGGAAGAGGCGCGCACCTTCTGGTCGCGCCTGGTGGGCCTGTTGGGACGACGGGAGCTGCCCGAGGGCCATGCACTCCTCATCGTGCCCTGCTCTTCGGTCCATACCATGTTCATGGGGTTCGCCATCGACGTGGCCTTTTTGGATCGGGACGGACGAGTCCTACGGGCCTTTGCACGCGTGCCTCCCTTCCGCCTGCTGGCCGGGGGAAGGGGGGCCTACATGGCCCTGGAACTGCCCGCGGGCACCCTGGTCCGCACCGATACCCGCCCCGGCGACTTCCTCCAGCTGCTGCCCTGA
- the mobB gene encoding molybdopterin-guanine dinucleotide biosynthesis protein B has product MAGLPPLVSVVGPSGAGKTALLEALVRELSRRGRRVACVKHSHHRDLLPDAPGSDTHRLAQAGAAVTVLSAPGVLCLRRADGDEWPLSSVAALAGEGLDLVLTEGYGGGPAPKVLVLRHGHPSPVLPPGLLAVVGPCPPGWSGPVFSAEQVRELADLLEERLGLAPKG; this is encoded by the coding sequence ATGGCCGGACTGCCGCCGCTGGTGAGCGTGGTCGGGCCCTCGGGCGCGGGGAAGACGGCCCTGCTGGAGGCGCTGGTGAGGGAGCTGTCCCGTCGAGGTCGACGGGTGGCCTGTGTGAAGCACTCCCATCATCGCGATTTGCTCCCCGACGCCCCCGGCAGCGATACCCACCGGCTGGCCCAGGCAGGCGCCGCGGTGACCGTGCTCTCGGCGCCGGGAGTTCTGTGCCTGCGACGCGCCGATGGCGACGAGTGGCCCCTGTCTTCGGTGGCCGCCCTGGCCGGCGAAGGGCTGGATCTGGTTCTGACGGAGGGCTACGGCGGCGGGCCGGCACCCAAAGTCCTGGTGCTCCGTCATGGCCACCCTTCGCCCGTCCTTCCCCCGGGCCTGCTGGCGGTGGTGGGCCCCTGCCCGCCCGGGTGGAGCGGCCCCGTTTTCTCCGCCGAACAGGTCAGGGAGCTGGCCGACCTCCTGGAAGAGCGGCTGGGTCTCGCCCCGAAGGGCTAG
- a CDS encoding molybdenum cofactor guanylyltransferase yields MREPVAALVLAGGRSRRLGQDKALLELWPGVPLLARVVRTVSRLCPEVVVVVDAPERYAHLGLPVRWAVDALPGQGPLAALVGGLETVAASHALTVACDLPFLCPPLLAHMLDLPRDYEALVPRWRGRWQPLHAVYARSCLPVARRLLAAGERNLHALLSYLRVRPLPPREIRPYDPLGLSFFDIDTPHRLRRARELAARTEP; encoded by the coding sequence ATGAGGGAACCGGTCGCGGCGCTGGTGCTGGCCGGCGGTCGGAGCCGGCGTCTCGGTCAGGACAAGGCGCTGCTGGAGCTATGGCCCGGGGTCCCCCTGCTGGCCCGGGTCGTCCGGACAGTCAGCCGTCTCTGCCCCGAGGTGGTGGTGGTCGTGGACGCGCCGGAGCGCTACGCTCACCTGGGCCTGCCGGTGCGCTGGGCGGTGGACGCCCTCCCGGGGCAGGGCCCCCTCGCAGCCCTGGTGGGCGGCCTGGAGACCGTAGCCGCATCCCACGCGCTGACGGTGGCCTGCGACCTGCCTTTCCTCTGTCCGCCCCTCCTGGCCCACATGCTGGACCTGCCACGGGACTACGAGGCTCTGGTGCCCCGCTGGCGCGGCCGCTGGCAGCCGCTGCATGCCGTCTATGCCCGTTCCTGCCTGCCCGTGGCCCGTCGCCTCCTGGCAGCGGGGGAGAGGAACCTTCATGCACTACTCTCGTATCTCAGGGTGCGGCCTCTACCGCCGCGAGAGATCCGACCCTACGACCCTCTCGGACTGTCTTTTTTTGACATCGACACTCCCCACCGCCTGCGGCGGGCGAGGGAACTGGCAGCTCGGACCGAGCCCTAG
- a CDS encoding universal stress protein, with protein MRTLLVPLDGGPVAETALPYAEAIARGARSEVVLLTAVDRQHSSGVHECWGLGQETAWARSYLEGKRRWLESLGLTVRVEMAFGPAAHCILRVAQRLEAPLIVMAGRPPRGPEPWSRGGVSMRVVEAAACPVLLVRGGGVGSLDRVLLPLDGSPLSLTVLPLARDLCLALRARAVLLHVVALGGLAAAAYASRGYLAESLTILQEEALAMLEDVAEDLRSSGLEVETRVAVGHAINQTLQAAQDTGAGIIALCSHGRSGQGRPFMGSVAQAVLQRSTIPCLLVKPAEVAASSSHS; from the coding sequence GTGCGGACGCTGCTCGTGCCCCTGGATGGAGGCCCCGTGGCCGAGACGGCCCTCCCCTATGCCGAGGCCATCGCCCGCGGTGCCCGCTCGGAGGTGGTCCTGTTGACGGCCGTGGACCGTCAACACAGCAGCGGCGTTCACGAGTGCTGGGGCCTGGGCCAGGAGACGGCCTGGGCCCGCTCGTACCTGGAGGGCAAGCGGCGCTGGCTGGAGTCCCTGGGATTGACCGTGCGGGTGGAGATGGCCTTCGGCCCTGCCGCCCACTGCATCCTCCGCGTTGCTCAGCGACTGGAGGCCCCCCTCATAGTCATGGCCGGTCGGCCGCCGCGGGGGCCGGAGCCGTGGAGCCGCGGCGGCGTCTCCATGCGAGTGGTGGAGGCAGCCGCCTGCCCCGTGCTGCTGGTGAGGGGCGGCGGTGTCGGGTCCCTGGACAGGGTGCTGCTGCCCCTCGACGGCTCCCCCCTTTCCCTGACGGTCCTGCCGCTGGCCCGCGACCTCTGCCTGGCGCTGCGGGCCAGGGCGGTGCTCTTACATGTGGTGGCCCTGGGGGGACTGGCGGCAGCGGCCTATGCGTCTCGTGGCTACCTGGCCGAGTCGCTGACCATTCTCCAGGAGGAGGCCCTGGCCATGCTGGAGGACGTGGCCGAGGACCTCAGGAGCAGCGGCCTGGAAGTGGAGACGCGGGTGGCAGTGGGCCACGCAATCAACCAGACACTGCAGGCTGCGCAGGATACCGGGGCCGGCATCATCGCCCTGTGCAGCCATGGCCGTTCAGGCCAGGGCCGGCCCTTCATGGGCAGCGTGGCCCAGGCAGTGCTGCAGCGGTCGACCATTCCCTGCCTTCTGGTCAAACCGGCCGAGGTGGCGGCCAGCAGCAGCCACTCCTAG
- a CDS encoding glycosyltransferase family 2 protein: protein MRTQLPLVSVSVPTYNCARTLRLCLQSVVRQDYPRLELLVVDSYSRDGTVDIAREMGARVLFCEGRLLAARILGVRESRGELVLLLDADQVLKPRAIARAVEMIEQGYDMLVLEEESYNREWLVPRLYAASKAIVNARFDTEQGFDPARGGNPPRFFRRDLLLRALEAIPPHVVPSILHYDHDIIYYECRRLSQRVGLLRDAVWHVEPDLGKLLRTNLRYGASLRAVKATPYWDLFLREREGSLWFGRPWREGVLALALHLLLKGTQWVGYRYACLREAWERLRGRLSIGRQTGRA, encoded by the coding sequence ATGCGCACGCAGCTTCCGCTGGTCTCGGTGTCGGTGCCCACCTACAACTGCGCCCGCACCCTCCGCCTCTGCCTCCAGAGCGTCGTCCGGCAGGACTACCCCCGCCTCGAGCTGCTGGTGGTGGACAGCTATTCCCGCGACGGCACCGTCGACATCGCCCGCGAGATGGGCGCCCGCGTCCTCTTCTGCGAGGGCAGGCTGCTGGCGGCCCGTATCCTGGGCGTGCGGGAGTCCAGGGGGGAGTTGGTGCTGCTCCTGGACGCCGACCAGGTGCTGAAGCCGAGGGCCATCGCCAGGGCGGTGGAGATGATAGAGCAGGGCTACGACATGCTAGTGCTGGAGGAGGAGTCCTACAACCGTGAATGGCTCGTACCGCGGCTTTACGCCGCATCCAAGGCCATCGTCAACGCCCGCTTCGACACGGAGCAGGGGTTCGACCCCGCTCGCGGCGGCAACCCGCCCCGCTTCTTCCGTCGCGATCTGCTGCTCCGCGCCCTGGAGGCCATACCGCCCCATGTCGTCCCCAGCATCCTGCACTACGACCACGACATAATCTACTACGAGTGCCGACGCCTCTCGCAGCGGGTGGGGCTGCTGCGAGACGCCGTCTGGCACGTCGAACCCGACCTGGGCAAGCTGTTGCGCACCAACCTTCGCTATGGCGCCTCGCTGCGGGCGGTGAAGGCCACCCCCTACTGGGACCTGTTTCTTCGGGAGCGGGAGGGAAGCCTCTGGTTCGGCCGACCGTGGCGGGAGGGGGTGCTGGCCCTGGCCCTGCACCTGCTGCTGAAGGGCACCCAGTGGGTGGGCTACCGCTACGCCTGCCTGCGTGAGGCCTGGGAGAGGCTGAGGGGCCGCCTGTCCATCGGCCGGCAGACGGGTCGCGCCTGA
- a CDS encoding glycosidase, producing the protein MAKKLKFHRSPCNPILTPTQNWWETRLTCNAGVIRLGDRIHLFYTARGQDDVARIGYARLSGYDQVEERLPHPVLVPEDWFEQDGVEDPRVIPLDGQVRVIYAGKERDMARPCETAIDPQHLLKGHWAWSKHRLLLPTMVGFHNRNVAYFPRRIADRYVLLHRPMTLAEHVWLSYSYDLVHWYDHQELLTPRPGYWDDAKVGIAGPPLELDDCWLLIYHGVEARTWTYRLGYVLLDKEVPEHILERSEEPILEPEEEYERVGVAPNVVFSCGGFLDGRTLVLYYGAADQVLCVAWAEIPW; encoded by the coding sequence ATGGCGAAAAAGCTCAAGTTCCATCGCAGCCCCTGCAACCCCATCCTTACTCCTACCCAGAACTGGTGGGAGACGCGGCTCACTTGCAATGCCGGCGTTATCCGGTTGGGCGACCGCATCCATCTCTTCTACACCGCCCGCGGTCAGGACGACGTGGCCCGCATCGGGTACGCCCGCCTCAGCGGCTACGACCAGGTAGAGGAACGCTTGCCCCATCCTGTCCTGGTGCCCGAGGACTGGTTTGAGCAGGACGGGGTGGAGGACCCCCGTGTCATTCCTCTGGACGGGCAGGTGCGGGTCATATACGCCGGCAAGGAGCGGGACATGGCCCGCCCCTGCGAGACGGCCATCGACCCCCAGCACCTGCTGAAGGGTCACTGGGCCTGGAGCAAACACCGCCTGCTGCTTCCCACCATGGTGGGCTTCCACAACCGCAACGTGGCCTACTTCCCGCGGCGCATCGCTGACCGCTACGTCCTCCTGCACCGGCCCATGACCCTGGCCGAACACGTCTGGCTTTCGTATTCCTACGACCTGGTCCACTGGTACGACCACCAGGAGCTGCTGACGCCCCGTCCGGGCTACTGGGACGATGCCAAGGTGGGCATAGCCGGCCCGCCCCTGGAGCTGGACGACTGCTGGCTCCTCATCTATCACGGCGTGGAGGCCCGCACCTGGACCTACCGCCTGGGGTACGTGCTGCTGGACAAAGAGGTGCCGGAGCACATCCTGGAGCGCAGCGAGGAGCCAATCCTGGAGCCCGAGGAGGAGTACGAGCGGGTGGGCGTGGCCCCCAATGTGGTATTCTCGTGCGGGGGCTTCCTGGACGGGCGCACTCTGGTTCTCTACTACGGCGCTGCTGACCAGGTGCTCTGCGTAGCCTGGGCCGAAATTCCCTGGTAG
- a CDS encoding antibiotic biosynthesis monooxygenase yields MYTVLATFRLQEGKEQEAEAVLQELAGRVQADEPGTIAYLFHRAKDDPRRIVVFEVYRDEAAFEAHRQGALRELMGKLGPLVEPGSAKLEFLERVAGFQRP; encoded by the coding sequence ATGTATACGGTGCTGGCCACTTTCAGGCTCCAGGAAGGTAAGGAGCAGGAGGCCGAGGCTGTCCTGCAGGAGCTGGCGGGCCGCGTCCAGGCCGACGAGCCAGGGACCATCGCCTACCTGTTCCATCGCGCCAAGGACGACCCGCGCCGCATCGTGGTGTTCGAGGTGTATCGCGACGAGGCCGCCTTCGAGGCCCATCGGCAGGGGGCGTTGCGGGAGCTCATGGGTAAGCTGGGGCCGCTGGTGGAGCCTGGCTCGGCCAAGCTGGAGTTCCTGGAGCGGGTCGCTGGGTTCCAGCGTCCCTAG
- a CDS encoding methylmalonyl-CoA mutase family protein — translation MPQGEEELEELKRERREWEEWVEREWPERADDGFTTVSGRPVRRLYDPTDLAGLDYRRDIGLPGRYPYTRGIYPTGYRGKVWTMRQFSGFGLAEETNARFKFLLAEGQTGLSIAFDLPTLYGYDTDHPMAEGEFGKCGVAVSSLRDMEILLDGIPLGEISTSMTINSPAAVIWAMYIAVADRQGVPRERLRGTIQNDILKEYIAQKEFLFPPEPSMRLVVDTVEFCVQQVPKWHPISISGYHIREAGATAAQELAFTLADGFEYVRWCLERGLDVDQFAPTFSFFFNCHNDFFEEVAKFRAARRIWARQMREVFGAKDPRSWWLRFHTQTAGCSLTAQQPEVNLIRTTIQALAAVLGGTQSLHTNSWDEALALPSEKAARLALRVQQVIAHESGVTNSVDPLGGSYLVEALTQELEEEARAYFRRIEDLGGVIPAIRMGFFQREIAEASYRYQREVDEGRRVVVGVNRYVLDEPIEIPILRVDPTGEGYRRQVERLRELRRERDNREVVRCLRRLEQACRGQENVMPHLIEAVKAYCTLGEICDVMREVFGVYQEEAIY, via the coding sequence ATGCCGCAAGGGGAGGAAGAGCTGGAGGAGCTGAAGCGGGAGCGCCGGGAGTGGGAGGAGTGGGTGGAGAGGGAGTGGCCCGAGCGGGCCGACGACGGCTTCACTACCGTCTCTGGGCGTCCCGTTCGCCGCCTGTACGACCCCACCGACCTGGCCGGCCTGGACTATCGGCGGGACATCGGCCTTCCGGGCCGGTACCCCTACACCCGCGGCATCTACCCCACGGGCTACCGGGGCAAGGTCTGGACCATGCGCCAGTTCTCGGGCTTCGGCCTGGCCGAGGAGACCAACGCCCGCTTCAAGTTCCTGCTGGCGGAGGGTCAGACGGGGCTGTCCATCGCCTTCGACCTCCCCACTCTCTACGGCTACGACACCGACCACCCCATGGCCGAAGGCGAGTTCGGCAAGTGTGGGGTGGCTGTGTCCTCCCTGCGGGACATGGAGATACTGCTGGACGGCATCCCCCTGGGCGAGATAAGCACCTCCATGACCATCAACTCGCCCGCCGCCGTCATCTGGGCCATGTACATCGCCGTGGCCGACCGGCAGGGGGTGCCCAGGGAGAGGCTGCGGGGCACCATCCAGAACGACATCCTGAAGGAGTACATCGCCCAGAAGGAGTTCTTGTTCCCGCCGGAGCCGTCCATGCGCCTGGTGGTGGACACGGTAGAGTTCTGCGTGCAGCAGGTGCCCAAGTGGCACCCCATCAGCATCTCTGGCTACCACATTCGCGAGGCGGGGGCCACGGCGGCCCAGGAGCTGGCCTTCACCCTCGCCGACGGCTTCGAATACGTGCGCTGGTGCCTGGAGCGGGGGCTGGACGTAGACCAGTTCGCCCCCACCTTCTCCTTCTTCTTCAACTGTCACAACGACTTCTTCGAGGAGGTGGCCAAGTTCCGGGCGGCCCGACGCATCTGGGCGCGACAGATGCGGGAGGTCTTCGGCGCCAAGGATCCCAGGTCGTGGTGGCTTCGCTTTCACACCCAGACGGCGGGCTGCTCCCTGACGGCCCAGCAGCCGGAGGTGAACCTGATACGGACCACCATCCAGGCGCTGGCGGCGGTGCTGGGGGGCACCCAGTCGCTGCATACCAACTCCTGGGACGAGGCGCTGGCCCTGCCCAGCGAGAAGGCGGCCCGGCTGGCCCTGCGGGTGCAGCAGGTCATCGCCCACGAGTCCGGGGTGACCAACAGCGTCGACCCGTTGGGGGGCAGCTACCTGGTGGAGGCCCTCACCCAGGAGCTGGAGGAGGAGGCGCGGGCCTACTTCCGCCGCATCGAGGACCTGGGCGGCGTGATACCGGCCATCCGCATGGGCTTCTTCCAGCGGGAGATAGCCGAGGCCTCATACCGCTACCAGCGGGAGGTGGACGAAGGACGGCGGGTCGTGGTGGGGGTCAACCGCTATGTGCTGGACGAGCCCATAGAGATCCCCATCCTGCGGGTGGACCCGACCGGCGAGGGCTATCGTCGGCAGGTGGAGCGGCTGCGGGAGCTGCGGCGGGAGCGGGACAACCGGGAGGTGGTGCGCTGCCTGCGGCGGCTGGAGCAGGCCTGCCGGGGCCAGGAGAACGTCATGCCCCACCTCATCGAGGCCGTGAAGGCCTACTGCACCCTGGGCGAGATCTGCGACGTGATGCGCGAGGTCTTCGGCGTTTACCAGGAGGAGGCCATCTACTAA
- a CDS encoding acyl-CoA dehydrogenase family protein, with protein MELDEAQRIIYQTAKRFAAQHILPQARERAEDESFPLEVMRLLAEAGLYGGPFPEQYGGAGIDNVSYALVCEAIGGASPSVFTSALTVQLSLVGTSIYAYGNEEQRRRWLPQVLSGRLVGAFALSEPNVGSDPAAVELTARRENGRWRLTGSKFWTSNGALADVIVVFAQTEPGARHRGMAAFLVDGNSPGLTRQPVKGKLGLHASNLAALYFDGVLVDDDRLLGQVGEGFRVAQAALESGRLSTAACAVGIAQTCLDLCLEYARERKQWGKPIGGHQLVQELLADMAIECEAARLLTLRAARARDSGEGATRWVAMAKAFATEAAVRAARNAIAVHGGAGYLSERLVEGYLRDAIGLSLYEGTTQIQKLLVARDLLGISAF; from the coding sequence GTGGAACTGGACGAGGCCCAACGCATCATCTACCAGACGGCCAAGCGCTTCGCCGCCCAGCATATCCTGCCCCAGGCCAGGGAGCGGGCCGAGGACGAGTCGTTCCCCCTGGAGGTCATGAGGCTGCTGGCCGAGGCTGGCCTTTACGGCGGCCCGTTCCCCGAGCAGTATGGCGGCGCCGGCATCGATAACGTCTCCTATGCCCTGGTATGCGAGGCCATCGGCGGGGCCAGCCCGTCCGTCTTCACCTCGGCCCTGACGGTCCAGCTCTCCCTGGTAGGCACATCCATCTACGCCTACGGCAACGAGGAGCAGAGGCGGCGCTGGCTGCCGCAGGTGCTGTCGGGAAGGCTGGTGGGGGCCTTCGCCCTGTCGGAGCCCAACGTCGGGTCCGACCCTGCGGCGGTAGAGCTGACGGCCCGTCGGGAGAACGGGCGCTGGCGCCTCACGGGCAGCAAGTTCTGGACGTCCAACGGCGCCCTGGCCGACGTCATCGTCGTCTTCGCCCAGACGGAGCCGGGGGCGCGACACCGGGGCATGGCTGCCTTTCTGGTGGACGGGAACAGCCCGGGCCTGACCCGCCAGCCCGTCAAGGGGAAGCTGGGTCTGCACGCATCAAACCTGGCCGCCCTCTACTTCGACGGTGTGCTGGTGGACGATGACCGTCTGCTGGGGCAGGTGGGCGAGGGCTTTCGGGTGGCCCAGGCCGCCCTGGAGAGCGGCCGCCTGTCCACCGCTGCCTGCGCTGTGGGCATTGCCCAGACCTGCCTCGACCTGTGCCTGGAGTATGCCCGAGAGCGGAAGCAGTGGGGGAAGCCCATCGGCGGGCACCAGCTCGTGCAGGAGCTGCTGGCCGACATGGCCATCGAATGCGAGGCCGCGCGGCTGCTGACCCTCCGGGCCGCCCGTGCCCGCGATTCGGGAGAGGGGGCCACTCGCTGGGTGGCCATGGCCAAGGCCTTCGCCACCGAGGCCGCCGTGCGGGCGGCCCGTAACGCCATCGCCGTCCACGGCGGCGCCGGCTACCTCAGCGAGCGGCTGGTGGAGGGCTACCTGCGGGACGCCATCGGTCTCAGCCTGTACGAGGGCACCACCCAGATCCAGAAGCTGCTGGTGGCCCGCGACCTGCTGGGCATTTCGGCCTTCTAG
- a CDS encoding A24 family peptidase: protein MKEALCALLGLTLGTAFALGWPLVYGPDDEEAGEEDGERGLPRGQLPWRGLILPLTAAALGMAAARALDEASAALLATLFGTLFLALAVTDLERRLLPNRLVYPGLVLALALSWAWPDRGVVQALAGAFFGLVVLGVAYVAMRGGLGAGDVKLAALIGAVVGFPGVALALSLGAIAGGVAAAFLLLSRLARRGQYMPYGPFLVAGALTALLLGERLWGHGL from the coding sequence ATGAAAGAGGCACTGTGCGCCCTGCTGGGGCTGACGCTGGGGACGGCCTTCGCCCTGGGCTGGCCTTTGGTGTACGGGCCTGATGACGAGGAGGCAGGGGAGGAGGACGGGGAGAGGGGCCTGCCTCGCGGCCAGTTGCCCTGGCGGGGCCTGATCCTGCCCCTGACCGCTGCTGCCCTGGGGATGGCGGCCGCCCGTGCTCTGGACGAGGCATCGGCGGCCCTGCTGGCCACCCTCTTCGGCACCCTTTTCCTCGCTCTGGCCGTCACCGATCTGGAGCGACGGCTGCTGCCCAACCGACTGGTCTACCCGGGGCTGGTGCTGGCCCTGGCGCTGTCGTGGGCCTGGCCCGACCGGGGCGTCGTGCAGGCCCTGGCCGGTGCCTTCTTCGGACTGGTGGTGCTGGGGGTGGCCTATGTGGCCATGCGCGGCGGCCTGGGGGCCGGGGACGTGAAGCTGGCCGCCCTCATCGGCGCCGTGGTGGGGTTTCCGGGGGTGGCCCTGGCCCTGTCCCTGGGGGCCATCGCCGGCGGCGTGGCTGCGGCCTTCCTCCTGCTCTCGCGCCTGGCCCGTCGCGGCCAGTATATGCCGTACGGCCCCTTCCTAGTCGCCGGGGCGTTGACGGCGCTCCTTCTGGGGGAGCGGCTGTGGGGCCACGGCCTCTGA